One genomic window of Cellulophaga sp. Hel_I_12 includes the following:
- a CDS encoding thioesterase family protein: MDNTEISFRVRYGETDQMGVVYHGNYAQYLEMGRVEWLRGMGISYKALEESGIILPVISLTINFKKSALYDDLITVQTSLKKLPLVKIEFDYKIFNERNELLADAHTVLAFMDSKKNKPMKCPDEILQKINFPTI, from the coding sequence ATGGATAATACTGAAATTTCTTTTCGAGTTCGTTATGGTGAAACCGATCAAATGGGTGTGGTATATCATGGTAACTATGCGCAATATCTAGAGATGGGTAGGGTTGAGTGGTTAAGAGGTATGGGTATTTCTTACAAAGCCTTAGAGGAAAGTGGTATTATTTTACCAGTAATTTCTTTGACCATAAATTTTAAAAAATCTGCACTTTACGATGATCTTATCACCGTTCAAACAAGCTTAAAAAAACTGCCACTAGTAAAGATCGAATTTGACTATAAGATTTTCAACGAAAGAAATGAGCTTTTAGCCGATGCACATACGGTTTTAGCATTTATGGATTCGAAAAAAAATAAACCCATGAAGTGTCCTGATGAAATTTTACAAAAAATAAACTTTCCAACTATTTGA